One genomic region from Rosa rugosa chromosome 1, drRosRugo1.1, whole genome shotgun sequence encodes:
- the LOC133739626 gene encoding thionin-like protein 2: MDTKEVRSFAIITHLVVFGMLLVQSTASFKSCYESCFLLCVITPHQSVGSCSFKCLKDCIIPTSYSTNTDNQYFCALGCASSLCSSFSTKQNPELEKVGGCVDSCSETCSTKNT; encoded by the exons ATGGATACCAAGGAAGTCAGGTCCTTCGCCATCATCACTCACCTAGTGGTATTTGGGATGTTATTGGTTCAGTCCACTGCTTCTTTCAAAAGCTGCTACGAGAGTTGCTTCCTTCTCTGTGTCATCACTCCCCACCAATCTGTTGGCTCATGCTCCTTCAAATGCTTGAAAGACTGCATCATACCGACGTCTTATAGTACCAACACAGATAACCAATACTTTTGCGCGCTCGGTTGTGCTTCTTCATTGTGTTCCAGTTTCAGTACCAAGCAAAACCCAG AGTTGGAGAAAGTGGGTGGCTGCGTAGATTCATGCTCAGAGACCTGTAGTACCAAGAACACCtaa
- the LOC133725179 gene encoding nuclear pore complex protein NUP50A-like — MADSENALPPSKKRAAGRELSRDNPGLDDEEDSSELETGTFKRASEEVLATRKIVKVRRPPTSSGPSSNPFAGIRLVPPSEASADPSQAATDVRPASEAKVSDDANQQSDSKPESAADKESDVKEEDKIPSEATEPGVAHDQTEAESAEDKENIVKENSNISSEPAVGEDKTKNDGEAENEVKTVTDGETGNVEKSENEEKREKKDETVDPCTEGATLNSFQQLSSSQNAFTNLSGTGFSTSTFSFGLISKDGSSLSTGTGSLFGSKNDLPSGLGLSNNGSSSLFATAGPSIVSRSDTPSMQEVAVETGEENEKAVFTADAVLFEFIDGGWKERGKGDLKVNVSESGADKARLVMRAKGIRKVILNASLYPDMKLANMEKKGVTFACMNSIDEKKDGLSTFALKFKDGSIVEEFRSAVTEHKGKTATAMKTPENSPK, encoded by the coding sequence ATGGCGGATTCGGAAAATGCCCTTCCACCTTCTAAGAAACGGGCTGCTGGAAGGGAACTCTCTCGTGATAACCCAGGCCTTGATGATGAGGAGGATAGTTCTGAACTAGAGACTGGAACTTTCAAGAGGGCCAGTGAAGAAGTGCTAGCAACAAGAAAGATTGTTAAGGTTCGTCGCCCTCCGACAAGTTCAGGTCCTTCTTCCAACCCTTTTGCTGGGATACGCTTGGTTCCTCCATCTGAAGCTAGTGCAGACCCTTCTCAAGCCGCCACTGATGTACGACCTGCCAGTGAAGCAAAAGTTTCAGATGATGCTAATCAGCAGTCAGATAGCAAGCCTGAATCTGCTGCAGATAAGGAGAGTGATGTGAAGGAGGAAGACAAAATTCCCAGTGAGGCAACAGAGCCTGGGGTAGCACATGACCAGACTGAGGCTGAATCTGCTGAAGATAAGGAGAACATCGTGAAGGAGAACAGCAATATTTCCAGTGAACCAGCTGTTGGAGAAGATAAGACTAAAAATGATGGTGAGGCTGAAAACGAGGTAAAGACTGTAACTGATGGTGAGACTGGAAATGTTGAGAAAAGTGAAaatgaagagaagagagagaagaaagatgaAACTGTCGACCCATGTACTGAAGGTGCCACTTTGAACTCATTTCAGCAGCTTTCGAGTAGCCAAAATGCCTTCACAAATCTTTCTGGAACTGGGTTTTCCACTTCCACCTTTTCTTTTGGGCTTATTTCCAAGGATGGTTCTTCATTGAGTACTGGCACTGGTTCACTTTTTGGGTCAAAAAATGATCTGCCTTCTGGTCTTGGTCTATCTAATAATGGAAGTTCTTCACTCTTTGCCACAGCAGGGCCTTCAATTGTGTCTAGGAGTGACACCCCTTCAATGCAAGAGGTTGCAGTTGAGACTggagaagaaaatgagaaagCAGTTTTCACTGCTGATGCAGTGCTGTTTGAATTTATTGATGGAGGCTGGAAAGAGCGTGGAAAGGGAGATCTGAAGGTAAATGTTTCTGAATCTGGGGCTGACAAAGCCAGACTAGTTATGAGAGCCAAGGGAATTAGGAAGGTAATTTTGAATGCAAGTCTTTACCCAGACATGAAGCTTGCAAATATGGAGAAGAAAGGCGTAACGTTTGCCTGCATGAATAGTATCGATGAAAAGAAGGATGGGTTATCCACATTTGCGTTGAAGTTCAAGGATGGGTCCATAGTTGAGGAATTTCGCTCTGCTGTTACAGAACACAAAGGCAAGACAGCTACCGCTATGAAGACTCCCGAAAACTCCCCCAAATGA